In the Geobacter sp. FeAm09 genome, one interval contains:
- the hfq gene encoding RNA chaperone Hfq encodes MAKAPFNIQDQYLNQARKERVRVVVTMMSGDKLEGHIKSFDNFSVLLDYNGDILIYKHAISTITSADGAFRLHQ; translated from the coding sequence ATGGCAAAAGCACCCTTCAACATTCAGGACCAGTACCTCAATCAGGCCCGTAAGGAGCGTGTCCGCGTGGTTGTCACCATGATGTCGGGCGATAAGCTGGAAGGACATATCAAGTCATTCGACAACTTCTCGGTGCTGCTGGATTACAACGGCGACATCCTGATCTACAAGCACGCCATCTCCACCATCACCTCGGCCGACGGCGCCTTCCGGCTGCACCAATGA
- the miaA gene encoding tRNA (adenosine(37)-N6)-dimethylallyltransferase MiaA has protein sequence MSVSGKPKLLVVVGPTASGKSELALRLAREVDGEIVNADSMQVYRGLDIGTAKPSPEQRAGVPHHLIDVAEPDRLFSAADFAEAADAAIRDITGRGKRVIVVGGTGLYIRALLKGLVDSPSGAGAIRRALQEEAAHLGNEAMLEQLRQVDPESAARMHPNNLVRIIRALEVHRLTGVPLSRHQQEHAFGTQRYDSLQIGIRVDRQELYRRIEARVDQMLAAGLVAEVGGLLARGYDRQSKAMRAIGYKETAAYLAGECGLDEAVWIMKRDTRRYAKRQLTWFNADPDILWFEYPGKFATILRHAIEFF, from the coding sequence ATGAGCGTATCGGGCAAACCAAAACTGCTGGTGGTCGTCGGCCCCACCGCCTCGGGCAAGAGCGAGCTGGCCCTGCGCCTGGCCCGAGAAGTGGATGGCGAGATCGTCAACGCCGACTCCATGCAGGTCTATCGCGGCCTGGATATCGGCACCGCCAAGCCGTCGCCGGAGCAGCGTGCCGGCGTGCCCCACCACCTGATCGACGTGGCGGAACCGGACCGGCTTTTTTCAGCGGCCGATTTTGCCGAGGCGGCCGACGCGGCCATCCGCGACATAACCGGCCGCGGCAAGCGGGTCATTGTGGTCGGCGGCACCGGGCTCTACATCCGTGCCCTGCTCAAGGGGCTGGTGGATTCCCCCAGCGGCGCGGGCGCCATCAGGAGGGCGCTGCAGGAAGAGGCGGCGCACCTGGGCAACGAGGCCATGCTGGAACAGTTGCGCCAGGTGGACCCGGAGTCGGCGGCGCGCATGCACCCCAACAACCTGGTGCGCATCATCCGCGCCCTGGAGGTGCACCGCCTGACCGGCGTCCCCCTCTCCCGCCATCAGCAGGAGCACGCCTTCGGCACCCAGCGTTACGACAGCCTCCAGATCGGCATCCGCGTCGACCGCCAGGAGCTGTACCGGCGTATCGAGGCCCGGGTGGACCAGATGCTGGCGGCGGGGTTGGTGGCGGAGGTGGGGGGGCTCCTGGCCCGGGGATATGACCGCCAGTCGAAAGCCATGCGGGCCATCGGCTACAAGGAAACGGCCGCGTATCTGGCCGGGGAATGCGGCCTGGACGAGGCCGTGTGGATCATGAAGCGGGACACGCGCCGCTATGCCAAACGCCAATTGACATGGTTCAATGCCGACCCGGACATATTATGGTTTGAATATCCGGGAAAGTTTGCTACTATTTTACGGCATGCTATTGAATTTTTTTGA
- the mutL gene encoding DNA mismatch repair endonuclease MutL — MSQRIAILPETITNKIAAGEVVERPASVIKELLENSLDAGAIDISVEIAAGGRRLIRITDNGHGMSREDALLSLERHATSKIRTDSDLDGILTLGFRGEALPSIASVSRFRLATREAGSLEGTEIVVEGGRVRDVKACGMAPGTVISVEQLFFNTPARLKFLRSAETETGHVGDTVARMAVSRPDVAFRLTSDDRELLRVQRSDLRRRIAQTVGRDAAAALHDVASTEGGITVTGFISGPHAVRSTTSAMFTYINGRFVRDKVVQHAIMQAYRGVIDRGRYPILALFIELPPGEVDVNVHPTKHEVRFRRQAAVHDALQAALEEVLRRSPWLAHRPEPAPPAPAAPAGGQAYRERIAAAAQASLKFVEQPPRTSFSPAAASGEGTRTAPVAAVAPSGTTVSVREPAEPFRPEPAPAEAAGYFSSLAIIGQFHGEYILCQSGAELVVIDQHAASERVAYQRLRQQFRAGGVESQRLLFSETLELSFGEAAVVGRFRDDLARIGFDLEPFGGATVVVAALPRLATGRDGMQLVRDILAELAVLGTSAAFDGAIDDLLARIACHSVVRGFHPLENRQITELLRAMDETDFAASCPHGRPVSHTITLGELEKIFKRT, encoded by the coding sequence GTGTCCCAGCGCATCGCCATCCTCCCCGAAACCATTACCAACAAGATCGCCGCCGGCGAAGTGGTCGAGCGGCCCGCCTCGGTCATCAAGGAGCTGCTTGAGAACTCCCTGGATGCCGGCGCAATCGATATCTCCGTGGAGATCGCCGCCGGGGGGCGGCGGCTGATCCGCATCACGGACAACGGCCACGGCATGTCCCGTGAGGACGCCCTGCTTTCCCTGGAACGCCACGCCACCAGCAAGATCAGGACCGACAGCGACCTGGACGGCATCCTGACCCTGGGGTTCCGCGGCGAGGCGCTCCCTTCCATCGCCTCGGTCTCCCGTTTCCGGCTGGCGACCCGTGAAGCCGGCAGCCTGGAGGGAACCGAGATCGTCGTGGAGGGGGGGCGGGTCAGGGACGTGAAGGCCTGCGGCATGGCCCCCGGCACGGTCATCAGCGTGGAGCAGCTGTTCTTCAACACCCCCGCGCGCCTCAAGTTCCTGCGGAGCGCCGAGACCGAGACGGGACACGTGGGGGACACGGTGGCCCGCATGGCCGTTTCCCGCCCCGATGTGGCCTTTCGTCTGACCAGTGACGACCGGGAACTGCTGCGGGTGCAGCGCAGCGACCTGCGCCGGCGCATCGCCCAGACCGTGGGCAGGGACGCCGCTGCCGCCCTCCACGATGTTGCCAGCACCGAGGGGGGCATCACGGTCACCGGGTTCATCTCCGGCCCCCACGCCGTCCGCTCCACCACCTCGGCCATGTTCACCTACATCAACGGCCGGTTCGTCCGGGACAAGGTGGTACAGCACGCCATCATGCAGGCCTACCGCGGCGTGATCGACCGTGGCCGCTATCCCATCCTGGCCCTGTTCATCGAACTCCCCCCCGGCGAGGTGGACGTCAACGTCCATCCCACCAAGCATGAGGTGCGTTTCCGCCGCCAAGCCGCCGTGCACGACGCCCTTCAGGCGGCCCTGGAGGAGGTGCTGCGCCGGTCCCCCTGGCTGGCGCACCGGCCGGAACCAGCGCCCCCGGCACCGGCCGCCCCGGCCGGCGGCCAGGCCTACCGCGAGCGAATCGCCGCCGCGGCCCAGGCATCCCTCAAGTTTGTGGAACAACCGCCGCGTACGTCCTTTTCCCCTGCCGCCGCTTCCGGAGAGGGCACGCGTACCGCGCCGGTTGCCGCAGTCGCCCCCTCCGGCACCACCGTTTCGGTCCGGGAGCCGGCGGAACCGTTCCGGCCGGAGCCCGCGCCGGCGGAAGCCGCGGGCTATTTTTCCTCACTGGCGATCATCGGCCAGTTCCACGGGGAGTACATCCTGTGCCAGTCCGGCGCCGAACTGGTGGTCATCGACCAGCATGCCGCCAGCGAGCGGGTCGCCTACCAGCGCCTGCGGCAGCAGTTTCGGGCCGGCGGTGTGGAATCGCAGCGGTTGCTCTTTTCCGAGACCCTGGAGCTTTCTTTCGGCGAGGCGGCCGTGGTGGGGCGTTTCCGCGACGATCTCGCCCGCATCGGCTTCGATCTCGAGCCGTTCGGCGGCGCCACCGTCGTGGTTGCCGCCCTCCCGCGCCTGGCCACGGGGCGGGACGGCATGCAGCTGGTGCGGGACATCCTGGCCGAGCTTGCCGTACTGGGGACCAGCGCCGCCTTCGACGGCGCCATCGACGATCTGCTGGCCCGCATCGCCTGCCACTCGGTGGTGCGCGGCTTTCATCCCCTGGAGAACCGCCAGATCACCGAACTGCTGCGGGCCATGGACGAAACCGACTTCGCCGCCAGTTGTCCCCACGGCCGCCCCGTATCCCACACCATCACCCTGGGGGAGTTGGAAAAGATCTTCAAGCGGACCTAA
- the glmU gene encoding bifunctional UDP-N-acetylglucosamine diphosphorylase/glucosamine-1-phosphate N-acetyltransferase GlmU, whose translation MDNVAAIILAAGKGTRMKSSLVKVLHPAAGRPMIDYPVMAARAAGAAPVVLVVGHQAEAVQGHFHTAGDIRCVLQQEQLGTGHAVACAREALAGFDGTVLILCGDTPLLREETLKKLIEFHRAHRAALTVLSATVDDPHGYGRIVRNDGGAVLRIVEQKDAAPEELAIREINSGIYCMDAAFLFDNIDSVGSDNAQKEFYLTDLVAVAVNKGLACLALESGDAEEIMGVNDRGQLAEAARILRRRINRELMLSGVTIIDPDQTYIDQGAAIGADTIVHPNCHIDGTTVIGSGCVIDGNVTISGCRIADNCHIKAGSVLEDSQLHEAVAVGPMAHLRPGTVLHAHVKIGNFVETKKIVMGEGSKASHLTYLGDAEIGRDVNIGCGTITCNYDGVNKHRTVIGDQVFIGSDVQLVAPVTVGRNSLVAAGTTVTIDVPPDSLAIARVPQVNKDGWRLKKK comes from the coding sequence ATGGACAACGTTGCCGCAATCATCCTTGCCGCAGGCAAGGGCACCCGCATGAAGTCAAGCTTGGTAAAGGTTCTGCACCCGGCGGCCGGACGGCCCATGATCGATTATCCGGTAATGGCGGCCCGGGCCGCGGGGGCGGCCCCGGTGGTACTGGTGGTCGGGCACCAGGCCGAGGCGGTGCAGGGCCATTTCCACACCGCAGGGGATATCCGCTGCGTGCTCCAGCAGGAACAGCTCGGCACCGGCCATGCCGTGGCCTGTGCCCGCGAGGCCCTGGCCGGTTTCGACGGCACGGTGCTCATCCTGTGCGGGGACACCCCCCTGCTGCGGGAGGAAACGCTGAAAAAACTGATCGAGTTCCACCGCGCCCACAGGGCGGCGCTGACCGTTCTGAGCGCCACCGTGGACGATCCCCACGGCTATGGCCGGATCGTGCGCAACGACGGCGGAGCGGTGCTGCGCATCGTGGAGCAGAAGGACGCCGCTCCGGAAGAGTTGGCCATCCGCGAGATCAACAGCGGCATCTACTGCATGGATGCGGCCTTCCTGTTCGACAACATCGACAGCGTGGGGAGCGACAACGCCCAAAAGGAGTTCTACCTGACCGACCTGGTAGCCGTGGCCGTGAACAAGGGGCTGGCCTGCCTGGCCCTGGAGAGCGGCGACGCCGAGGAAATCATGGGGGTCAACGACCGGGGCCAGCTGGCCGAGGCGGCGCGCATTCTGCGCCGGCGCATCAACCGGGAGCTGATGCTGTCCGGGGTGACCATCATCGATCCCGACCAGACCTACATCGACCAGGGGGCCGCCATCGGCGCCGACACCATCGTCCACCCCAACTGCCATATCGACGGCACAACGGTCATAGGCTCCGGCTGCGTCATCGACGGCAACGTCACCATCTCCGGCTGCCGCATCGCCGACAACTGCCACATCAAGGCGGGATCGGTCCTGGAGGATTCCCAACTCCACGAGGCGGTGGCCGTGGGCCCCATGGCGCACCTGCGCCCCGGTACCGTGCTCCATGCCCACGTCAAGATCGGCAACTTCGTGGAGACCAAGAAGATCGTCATGGGCGAAGGCTCCAAGGCGTCCCACCTGACCTACCTGGGGGATGCGGAAATCGGCCGCGACGTCAATATCGGCTGCGGCACCATCACCTGCAACTACGACGGGGTCAACAAGCACCGCACCGTCATCGGGGACCAGGTGTTCATCGGCAGCGACGTCCAACTGGTGGCGCCGGTCACCGTGGGGCGCAACTCCCTGGTGGCGGCCGGGACCACCGTCACCATCGATGTGCCGCCCGATTCCCTGGCGATCGCCCGGGTGCCGCAGGTGAACAAGGACGGCTGGCGGCTGAAAAAAAAGTAG
- a CDS encoding methyl-accepting chemotaxis protein produces the protein MWLKNLSIGAKLIMSFLLVLLLTVFLGIFMIGRLNLVRTSAEDVAQKQVPGILSVARISDLFGSLRRGELLMVVSNNPEDIDKYIKRNQETAEKLRKEQAAYEKMIDTDEERKLYGEFTKALQLYLAETPKVAEMALQNKDIEAGELIRGASSKYFNQALKALDATVENQAKQTTTESRGMATISSAARTWVMIALAVCIAIGLLEAVILARLFSAPLRSLAHKADQIASGDLGVEIELDSRDEIGQLSAAFGAMVKNLRELIGKVMETAAHLSSAAAQVSATATQMSTGTEEVAAQAATVATASEEMAATSSDIANNCHMAAGGAQQAAATTSKGFEVVKNTVDGIRQRGDGTRANARIVESLGERSDQIGAIVATIEDIADQTNLLALNAAIEAARAGEQGRGFAVVADEVRALAERTTRATKEIGDMIKAIQGQTKEAIVSMEEGVKGTERGAAEAAQLETALNEILEQVNAVTMQVSQIATAAEEQTATTSEITNNIHMITQVVHDTSRGAQESAAAASQMAQQAEHLQTLVRQFRL, from the coding sequence ATGTGGCTCAAGAATCTCTCGATCGGCGCAAAACTCATCATGTCATTCCTGCTGGTCCTGCTGCTCACGGTCTTTTTGGGCATCTTCATGATCGGCAGGCTGAACCTGGTCCGCACCAGTGCCGAGGACGTGGCCCAAAAGCAGGTGCCGGGCATCCTCTCCGTAGCCCGCATCAGCGATCTCTTCGGCAGTCTCCGGCGGGGAGAGTTGCTGATGGTCGTCTCCAACAACCCGGAAGACATCGACAAATACATCAAACGCAACCAGGAAACCGCCGAGAAGCTCAGGAAGGAGCAGGCGGCCTATGAGAAGATGATCGACACCGACGAGGAACGCAAACTCTACGGCGAGTTCACCAAGGCGTTGCAACTGTACCTGGCCGAGACCCCCAAAGTAGCCGAAATGGCCCTGCAGAACAAGGATATCGAGGCCGGGGAACTGATCCGGGGGGCATCGAGCAAGTATTTCAACCAGGCGCTCAAGGCCCTGGATGCCACGGTGGAGAATCAGGCGAAACAGACCACGACGGAGAGCCGCGGCATGGCGACCATCAGCTCCGCTGCCCGCACCTGGGTCATGATCGCCCTGGCGGTCTGCATCGCCATCGGCCTGCTCGAGGCGGTCATCCTGGCGCGCCTGTTCAGCGCCCCCCTGCGCAGCCTGGCCCACAAGGCGGACCAGATCGCCTCCGGTGACCTGGGAGTCGAAATCGAATTGGACTCCCGGGACGAGATCGGCCAGTTGAGCGCCGCCTTCGGCGCCATGGTGAAAAACCTGCGGGAACTTATCGGCAAGGTCATGGAGACCGCGGCACACCTATCGTCGGCCGCCGCCCAGGTCAGCGCCACGGCCACGCAGATGTCCACCGGCACCGAAGAGGTTGCCGCCCAGGCCGCAACCGTCGCCACCGCCAGCGAAGAGATGGCGGCCACCTCCTCGGATATCGCCAACAACTGTCACATGGCCGCCGGGGGGGCACAACAGGCCGCAGCCACGACGAGCAAGGGGTTCGAGGTCGTCAAGAACACGGTGGACGGCATCCGCCAGCGGGGTGACGGCACCCGCGCCAACGCCAGGATCGTCGAGTCGCTGGGAGAGCGCTCGGACCAGATCGGGGCCATTGTGGCCACCATCGAGGACATCGCCGACCAGACCAACCTCCTGGCCTTGAACGCGGCCATCGAAGCGGCCCGTGCCGGCGAACAGGGGCGCGGCTTCGCGGTGGTCGCCGACGAGGTGCGCGCCCTGGCGGAGCGCACCACCCGCGCCACCAAGGAGATCGGCGACATGATCAAGGCGATCCAGGGGCAGACCAAGGAGGCCATCGTCTCCATGGAGGAGGGGGTCAAGGGCACCGAGCGGGGAGCCGCCGAGGCCGCCCAGCTGGAAACGGCCCTGAACGAGATCCTGGAACAGGTCAACGCCGTCACCATGCAGGTCAGCCAGATCGCCACGGCCGCCGAGGAACAGACCGCCACGACCAGCGAGATCACCAACAATATCCACATGATCACCCAGGTGGTGCACGATACTTCCCGCGGCGCCCAGGAATCGGCCGCCGCAGCCTCGCAGATGGCGCAGCAGGCGGAGCACCTCCAGACCCTGGTACGGCAGTTCAGGCTGTGA
- a CDS encoding 16S rRNA (uracil(1498)-N(3))-methyltransferase — MSQRRFMISSRTIRDGYASFDGDLFNHMVRVLRLGTGDGVTLVDEAGNEHQGVIDQVSREWVAVRVEAPRQAAPARGEGVRITICQALPKGEKIDLILQKGTELGVHDFSLFGGRRSVARVREEQLIAKLERWRRITAEAARQCNRRSIPAVTWSPTAAGAAGATSQELRLLLWEGERKQGLKSILADRACPASVIVAVGPEGGFDPLEVQEFLRQGYLPVTLGDRILRTETAAIAITAILQYIWDTL, encoded by the coding sequence ATGAGCCAGCGGCGTTTCATGATATCGTCCCGCACGATCCGTGACGGGTATGCCTCCTTCGACGGCGACCTCTTCAACCACATGGTGCGGGTGCTGCGGCTCGGCACCGGCGACGGCGTGACCCTGGTGGACGAAGCGGGCAACGAACATCAGGGGGTCATCGACCAGGTCTCCCGGGAATGGGTCGCCGTCAGGGTCGAAGCGCCCCGGCAAGCGGCCCCGGCCAGGGGGGAGGGGGTGCGGATCACCATCTGCCAGGCCCTGCCCAAGGGGGAGAAGATCGACCTGATCCTTCAGAAGGGGACCGAGTTGGGGGTCCACGATTTCTCCCTGTTCGGCGGCCGGCGGTCCGTGGCCCGGGTGCGCGAGGAGCAGCTCATCGCCAAGCTGGAACGCTGGCGGCGGATAACGGCCGAGGCGGCCCGCCAATGCAACCGGCGCTCCATTCCCGCCGTCACCTGGTCGCCGACGGCGGCCGGGGCGGCCGGCGCCACGTCCCAGGAGCTCCGGCTGCTGCTGTGGGAGGGGGAACGGAAGCAGGGGCTGAAGTCGATCCTCGCCGACCGTGCCTGCCCCGCTTCCGTCATCGTGGCCGTGGGGCCGGAGGGGGGCTTCGACCCCCTCGAGGTGCAGGAGTTCCTCCGGCAGGGATATCTGCCGGTTACCTTGGGAGACCGGATTCTGAGGACCGAAACCGCCGCTATTGCCATTACCGCAATTTTACAGTATATTTGGGACACTCTGTAA
- the prmA gene encoding 50S ribosomal protein L11 methyltransferase → MNDTWLEVACELPNELADILAEYLADVSGAGVCVENLNVDAFSPAEITHSPLMTVKAYFSAADDMAARLAEISAFLDDLAAANPGAAIGKPVVATVKSEDWSTSWKANFKPLRVGRRLLIVPSWEVVEAGPDDIVLSLDPGMAFGTGGHETTRLCLEQLEAVLLGRPAGSPPSVLDLGTGSGILAMAAARLGAGRVCAVDIDPDAVEVARENLAINGLAERIECSATPLEALAGPFDVILANILAEELVRLAPQLTERLAAGGVLILSGILAEKEPLVRSGFAAQPLAYRETARQGEWVAMLYRKDVAPA, encoded by the coding sequence ATGAATGATACCTGGCTGGAGGTGGCCTGCGAGCTGCCCAACGAACTTGCCGATATCCTGGCGGAGTACCTGGCCGACGTCTCGGGCGCCGGCGTCTGCGTCGAAAACCTGAATGTGGATGCTTTTTCCCCTGCCGAAATAACCCACAGCCCGCTCATGACCGTCAAGGCCTACTTCAGCGCCGCCGACGACATGGCCGCCCGGCTGGCGGAGATCTCGGCCTTTCTGGATGACCTGGCCGCCGCCAACCCGGGCGCAGCCATCGGGAAGCCGGTGGTGGCGACGGTGAAAAGCGAGGACTGGAGCACGAGCTGGAAGGCCAACTTCAAGCCGCTCCGCGTGGGACGGCGGCTTTTGATCGTGCCGTCCTGGGAAGTGGTCGAGGCCGGGCCGGACGACATCGTCCTGAGCCTGGACCCGGGCATGGCCTTCGGCACCGGCGGGCACGAGACGACCCGGCTCTGCCTGGAACAGTTGGAGGCGGTCCTGCTGGGCCGCCCGGCCGGTTCTCCCCCCTCGGTGCTGGACCTGGGGACCGGTTCCGGCATTCTGGCCATGGCCGCGGCGCGCCTGGGCGCGGGCCGCGTCTGTGCCGTGGACATCGACCCGGATGCGGTGGAGGTGGCGCGGGAAAACCTGGCGATCAACGGCCTGGCGGAGCGCATCGAGTGCAGCGCGACCCCTCTGGAGGCCCTGGCCGGTCCCTTCGACGTCATCCTGGCCAACATCCTGGCCGAGGAACTGGTTCGGCTGGCTCCCCAGCTTACGGAGCGGCTGGCTGCGGGCGGCGTGCTGATCCTCTCCGGCATCCTGGCCGAGAAGGAACCCCTTGTGCGGAGCGGGTTCGCGGCCCAGCCCCTGGCCTACCGGGAAACGGCGCGCCAGGGGGAGTGGGTGGCGATGCTCTACCGTAAGGATGTCGCACCGGCATGA
- a CDS encoding bifunctional diguanylate cyclase/phosphodiesterase yields MTGSPYTIQAGSTILIIEDDVAFAELTSGTLQEHGFKAIGATSGQEALELLSATIPSLIILDYCLPDMTGVAILEQIADRGLSVPFIMVTGRDDALLAVQMMKTGACDYLLKDTTFLDRLPAAVLRTLHDAETRERLHRAEQSLRQSETRLARAQKIARMGSWEWNPQTGETYWSDELYRIFGFTPGEPRQVEMEWFADLIDEADRPAFKKAIANAARQCQPFSLIYRIKSCTGDELVVNSQAEVECDGDGKALLVSGTTLDITARIRAENEIQQLINYDSLTTLPNRTLLQDRLRHAIAQASRDRQMVGVLFLDLDRFKGINETLGHRAGDKLLKTIAKRLKACVRETDTLARIGGDEFAIVLMGVSSEEAITAITKKILGLISEPIYINGHEIYTTGSIGIAVYPMDGEDGSTLLKHADQAMYQAKERDGNNFQFFSSEMNIKALERMMLENSMRKALEREDLFLLYQPQVDTRTGKITGLEALLRWRHPDLGVIVPDKFIYLAEETGLIIPIGEWVLRTACLQAKAWQQQGFPPLRMAVNLSAKQFGQRNLDEAIAAILLESGFDPGWLELEITESTIMKNPDSNTRMLHKLKDMGISLAIDDFGTGYSSLSYLKHFPINRLKIDRMFVRDLVNNPDDAAIVEIIISMAHTLKLSVTAEGVETRPQMEFLASRNCAEMQGFLFSRPAKAEEITKILENGLNY; encoded by the coding sequence ATGACGGGATCCCCTTACACCATACAGGCCGGGAGCACCATCCTCATCATCGAGGACGACGTCGCCTTTGCCGAACTGACATCGGGCACCCTCCAGGAACACGGCTTCAAGGCCATCGGGGCGACCAGCGGCCAGGAGGCCCTGGAACTGCTCTCCGCCACGATCCCTTCCCTGATCATCCTCGACTATTGCCTGCCCGACATGACCGGAGTCGCCATCCTGGAACAGATTGCCGACCGCGGGCTTTCCGTCCCGTTCATCATGGTGACCGGCCGGGACGACGCCCTGCTGGCGGTCCAGATGATGAAGACGGGCGCCTGCGACTACCTGCTGAAAGACACAACCTTTCTGGACCGCCTGCCGGCAGCGGTCCTGCGCACCCTCCACGACGCCGAGACCCGCGAACGGCTGCACCGCGCCGAACAGTCCCTGCGCCAGAGCGAGACCCGCCTGGCACGGGCCCAGAAGATCGCCCGCATGGGGAGTTGGGAATGGAACCCCCAGACCGGGGAAACCTACTGGTCCGACGAGTTGTACCGCATCTTCGGGTTCACCCCCGGCGAACCCCGCCAGGTGGAGATGGAGTGGTTCGCCGACCTCATCGACGAGGCCGACCGCCCGGCCTTCAAGAAGGCCATAGCCAACGCCGCCCGGCAGTGCCAGCCGTTCAGCCTGATCTACCGCATCAAATCGTGCACCGGCGACGAGTTGGTGGTCAACAGCCAGGCCGAGGTGGAGTGCGACGGCGACGGCAAGGCGCTGCTCGTCTCCGGCACGACGCTCGACATCACGGCCCGCATCAGGGCCGAGAACGAGATCCAGCAACTGATCAACTACGACAGCCTGACCACCCTCCCCAACCGCACCCTGCTCCAGGACCGCCTTCGGCACGCCATTGCCCAGGCGTCGCGGGACCGTCAGATGGTCGGCGTGCTGTTCCTGGACCTGGACCGCTTCAAGGGGATCAACGAGACCCTCGGCCACCGGGCCGGGGACAAGCTGCTCAAGACCATCGCCAAACGCCTCAAGGCGTGCGTCCGGGAGACCGACACCCTGGCCCGCATCGGCGGCGACGAATTCGCCATCGTCCTGATGGGCGTCTCCAGCGAAGAGGCCATCACCGCCATCACCAAGAAGATCCTGGGGCTGATCTCCGAACCGATCTACATCAACGGCCACGAGATCTACACCACGGGCAGCATCGGCATCGCCGTCTACCCCATGGACGGGGAGGATGGCTCCACCCTGCTCAAGCACGCCGACCAGGCCATGTACCAGGCCAAGGAGCGGGACGGCAACAACTTCCAGTTTTTTTCCAGCGAGATGAACATCAAGGCGCTGGAACGGATGATGCTGGAGAATTCCATGCGCAAGGCCCTGGAGCGGGAGGACCTCTTCCTGCTGTACCAGCCCCAGGTGGATACCCGCACCGGCAAAATCACGGGGCTGGAGGCGCTCCTGCGCTGGCGGCACCCCGACCTGGGGGTGATCGTCCCGGACAAGTTCATCTACCTGGCGGAGGAGACCGGCCTCATCATCCCCATCGGGGAATGGGTCCTGCGCACCGCCTGTCTCCAGGCCAAGGCCTGGCAGCAGCAGGGGTTCCCGCCGCTGCGCATGGCGGTCAACCTGTCGGCCAAGCAATTCGGCCAGAGGAACCTGGACGAGGCCATCGCCGCCATCCTGCTGGAGAGCGGGTTCGATCCGGGCTGGCTGGAACTGGAGATCACCGAAAGCACCATCATGAAGAACCCGGACAGCAACACCCGCATGCTGCACAAGCTCAAGGACATGGGCATCAGCCTGGCCATCGACGATTTCGGCACCGGCTACTCGTCCCTCTCCTACCTGAAGCATTTCCCCATCAACCGGCTGAAGATCGACCGCATGTTCGTGCGGGATCTCGTCAACAATCCGGACGACGCCGCCATCGTGGAGATCATCATCTCCATGGCCCACACCCTGAAGCTCAGCGTCACCGCGGAAGGGGTGGAAACCCGTCCCCAGATGGAATTCCTCGCCTCCCGCAACTGCGCAGAGATGCAGGGATTTCTCTTCTCCCGGCCGGCCAAGGCCGAAGAGATCACCAAAATTCTCGAAAACGGACTGAACTACTGA